A part of Helicoverpa zea isolate HzStark_Cry1AcR chromosome 17, ilHelZeax1.1, whole genome shotgun sequence genomic DNA contains:
- the LOC124638318 gene encoding putative tripartite motif-containing protein 61, which produces MRDSKCDVPKRRVRSEFESATSLDVKASSILSSCRICLSSMLDPAALTCGHRFCEKCLNHYWRIREKPDYIVCPLCRNCAFNVDFAKKEEATSTDDFRKMFGAMEMNDSELNSSLVLCLKLSLLVPALYCLVKWLKIPVLGLLTAVQSKLTSKM; this is translated from the exons ATGCGCGATTCCAAATGTGACGTGCCGAAACGCCGGGTTAGGAGCGAGTTTGAGTCTGCAACGAGCTTGGACGTGAAGGCGTCGTCTATTCTGAGCAGTTGCAGGATCTGCCTGTCTTCGATGCTAGACCCAGCGGCCCTGACGTGCGGTCACCGGTTTTGCGAGAAGTGCCTGAACCATTACTGGCGGATCCGGGAGAAACCGGACTATATTGTATGTCCGTTGTGCCGAAATTGCGCGTTCAACGTAGATTTTGCCAAG AAAGAAGAAGCAACCTCAACAGACGACTTTAGAAAAATGTTTGGTGCCATGGAAATGAATGACTCAGAACTGAATAGTTCACTAGTCTTGTGTCTCAAGCTCAGTTTACTGGTGCCCGCGTTATACTGTCTGGTCAAGTGGCTGAAGATACCAGTCCTGGGCCTGCTCACAGCCGTACAAAGCAAATTGACaagtaaaatgtaa